One Psychrosphaera aestuarii DNA window includes the following coding sequences:
- the pspB gene encoding envelope stress response membrane protein PspB: MSDVVGILVAPIIIFMIFVAPIWLIMHYRSKKQVSQGLNERELQELYSLAHKAESLGERVKTLESILDVEAPGWRGQPR, translated from the coding sequence ATGAGTGACGTGGTAGGAATTTTAGTGGCGCCAATTATTATCTTTATGATTTTTGTAGCGCCAATCTGGTTAATAATGCATTACCGTAGTAAGAAGCAGGTTAGCCAAGGGTTGAACGAACGTGAACTTCAAGAGTTATATAGCTTAGCACACAAGGCTGAGTCACTAGGTGAACGAGTAAAAACACTTGAGTCTATTTTAGATGTTGAAGCGCCAGGATGGCGCGGTCAGCCTCGATAA
- the pspC gene encoding envelope stress response membrane protein PspC, translated as MTKQTSKKLMRIPSKGKVAGVCAGLAEFTGIETWLIRVIWFSGIIFSGGFFIVAYIAAWFILDKDGSVSRREGGFQAESAPWAKFENEIDKAVHVKRNVYQSGEPPVQAFRDIKRQFDGIEQRIRGIETYVTSNEFTLKREINKL; from the coding sequence ATGACTAAGCAAACAAGTAAGAAGTTAATGCGTATTCCAAGTAAAGGAAAAGTGGCAGGAGTATGTGCCGGTTTAGCAGAGTTTACAGGGATCGAAACGTGGTTAATTAGAGTTATTTGGTTTAGTGGTATTATTTTCTCAGGTGGTTTTTTTATTGTCGCTTATATCGCTGCCTGGTTTATTTTAGATAAAGATGGAAGCGTGTCTCGTCGCGAAGGAGGCTTTCAAGCTGAATCAGCACCTTGGGCTAAATTCGAAAATGAAATTGATAAAGCGGTGCATGTAAAAAGAAATGTTTATCAGTCAGGCGAGCCACCAGTTCAGGCGTTTAGAGACATTAAAAGGCAGTTTGATGGAATTGAACAACGAATCAGAGGTATTGAAACATACGTCACCTCTAATGAGTTCACCCTGAAACGGGAGATAAATAAGCTGTAA
- the megL gene encoding methionine gamma-lyase, translating to MTINNNKNKAPHPDTLCIHAGKEKGAHHGALTSPLFQTSTFIFENAAQGAARFAGEEPGYIYTRLGNPTTRELEIKIAALEKMEDAAATATGMAAVSGALLSFLEAGDHLIASKAIYGCSFALLNHQLPKWGIEVTFIDMDNVEELNAALQPNTKMVFAETPVNPNLKVLDLAMIGKFSSDHGLISVIDNTFMSPLLQTPVDFGIDIVIHSATKYLNGHGDVIAGVIASSAEKIETIKLTILKDVGGTMSPHDAWLILRGLKTLSVRMERHCQSAQTVAEFLEGHPLVSKVYYPGLPSHQGYSFLGKQMRGAGGVIGFELDGTIDEGQAFIDATQLFSIAVSLGDAESLIQHPASMTHSPYTQEERLEAGISDGLIRISVGLENVSDIVADLKQAFDYILALRSDSVSTAVSWR from the coding sequence ATGACAATCAATAACAACAAAAATAAAGCGCCGCATCCTGATACGTTGTGTATTCACGCAGGAAAAGAAAAAGGTGCACATCATGGTGCCCTTACTAGTCCATTGTTTCAAACTTCAACATTTATATTCGAGAACGCAGCACAAGGGGCTGCGAGATTTGCAGGTGAAGAGCCGGGGTATATTTATACACGGTTAGGTAATCCAACAACGCGAGAACTAGAAATTAAAATAGCCGCGCTTGAAAAAATGGAGGACGCCGCAGCTACTGCAACTGGAATGGCGGCCGTATCAGGTGCATTACTTAGTTTTCTAGAAGCGGGCGATCACTTAATTGCTAGCAAAGCTATCTATGGTTGCTCTTTTGCGTTGCTTAATCATCAGTTGCCAAAGTGGGGCATCGAGGTGACTTTTATCGATATGGATAATGTTGAGGAACTTAATGCGGCACTGCAACCAAACACAAAAATGGTGTTCGCAGAAACGCCGGTTAATCCAAACCTTAAAGTGCTGGACTTAGCCATGATCGGTAAGTTTAGTAGTGATCACGGCTTAATTTCAGTTATCGACAACACCTTTATGTCACCGCTACTGCAAACACCGGTAGACTTTGGTATTGATATTGTTATACATAGCGCGACTAAATATCTAAATGGTCACGGCGATGTGATTGCTGGAGTTATAGCGTCGTCAGCAGAAAAGATAGAAACCATCAAACTCACGATACTAAAAGATGTAGGCGGTACGATGAGTCCACATGATGCGTGGTTGATTCTACGAGGATTAAAAACGCTTTCTGTTAGAATGGAGAGGCACTGTCAATCGGCACAAACCGTCGCAGAGTTTTTAGAAGGTCATCCTTTAGTCTCAAAAGTTTACTATCCGGGTCTGCCTTCACATCAAGGATACTCATTTTTAGGTAAGCAAATGCGTGGTGCTGGTGGAGTAATAGGGTTTGAACTTGATGGCACGATAGACGAAGGGCAAGCCTTTATTGATGCAACGCAGCTATTTTCTATAGCCGTTAGTTTGGGCGATGCAGAGTCATTGATTCAACACCCAGCCTCAATGACGCACTCTCCGTATACGCAAGAAGAGCGATTAGAAGCTGGTATTAGTGATGGTTTAATCCGTATTTCAGTAGGTTTAGAAAATGTAAGTGATATAGTCGCTGATCTAAAGCAAGCGTTTGACTATATACTTGCATTAAGATCAGATTCAGTAAGTACAGCAGTTAGCTGGAGGTAA